A part of Acipenser ruthenus chromosome 50, fAciRut3.2 maternal haplotype, whole genome shotgun sequence genomic DNA contains:
- the LOC131721978 gene encoding butyrophilin subfamily 1 member A1-like isoform X1: MKMRLLGRTCLIVLSLLPAVSTQTDGSSVVGSDQPLIASPGEDVILYCHITPSLSAVDMHVRWFRENIKIPVHLYEDRSDHRDVQHIDYRGRTDLSILGLRDGILSLQLRNLRLSDSGVYSCYVTDGVWDGQGKAELIVRALGTQPSICMDSTQGEQIRLVCRSEGWDPEPEVIWRDRDGNDLTSLSSTTVQSDSQGLLSVSSHIKIKQQSNVFSCLVRSKTPKPDWESKLHISSDFFPGVSGWMVAFSLTLALSIGAIPLLVIQWRRMDGMNFIIIMRHFI, from the exons ATGAAGATGAGACTCCTGGGGAGGACCTGTCTCATTGTCTTGAGTTTGCTACCAGCTGTTTCTACACAGACAG atggcAGCTCTGTtgttggctctgatcagcccCTCATCGCCTCTCCTGGTGAAGATGTCATCCTGTACTGTCACATCACCCCCAGTCTTAGTGCTGTGGACATGCACGTGAGGTGGTTCAGAGAAAACATCAAGATCCCAGTTCATTTATATGAAGATCGAAGTGATCACAGAGATGTTCAGCACATTGACTATCGGGGCCGCACTGATCTCTCTATATTGGGGCTGCGGGATGGAATTCTCTCTCTGCAACTGAGAAACCTCCGTCTCTCTGATAGCGGGGTCTATTCCTGCTATGTCACTGATGGAGTCTGGGATGGACAAGGAAAGGCTGAACTGATAGTCAGAG ctctggggacccagccctcaatctgtatggactctacacaaggagagcagatccggctggtgtgcagatcagaggggtgGGACCCTGAACCTGAAGTGATCTGgagagacagggatggaaatgactTGACATCATTGTCCAGCACAACAGTGCAGAGTGACAGTCAGGGGCTCCTCAGTGTCAGCAGCCACATCAAAATCAAACAGCAGTCCAACGTGTTCTCCTGTCTGGTTAGAAGTAAAACACCAAAACCAGACTGGGAATCCAAACTCCACATATCCA gTGATTTTTTCCCAGGAGTCTCTGGATGGATGGTGGCTTTCTCCTTGACTTTAGCTCTCAGTATTGGAGCCATTCCTCTGCTGGTGATCCAATGGAGAAGAATGGATGGTATGAACTTTATCATTATCATGAGGCATTTCATATAG
- the LOC131721978 gene encoding butyrophilin subfamily 1 member A1-like isoform X2: MKMRLLGRTCLIVLSLLPAVSTQTDGSSVVGSDQPLIASPGEDVILYCHITPSLSAVDMHVRWFRENIKIPVHLYEDRSDHRDVQHIDYRGRTDLSILGLRDGILSLQLRNLRLSDSGVYSCYVTDGVWDGQGKAELIVRALGTQPSICMDSTQGEQIRLVCRSEGWDPEPEVIWRDRDGNDLTSLSSTTVQSDSQGLLSVSSHIKIKQQSNVFSCLVRSKTPKPDWESKLHISSDFFPGVSGWMVAFSLTLALSIGAIPLLVIQWRRMDAMERHFEPMGK; encoded by the exons ATGAAGATGAGACTCCTGGGGAGGACCTGTCTCATTGTCTTGAGTTTGCTACCAGCTGTTTCTACACAGACAG atggcAGCTCTGTtgttggctctgatcagcccCTCATCGCCTCTCCTGGTGAAGATGTCATCCTGTACTGTCACATCACCCCCAGTCTTAGTGCTGTGGACATGCACGTGAGGTGGTTCAGAGAAAACATCAAGATCCCAGTTCATTTATATGAAGATCGAAGTGATCACAGAGATGTTCAGCACATTGACTATCGGGGCCGCACTGATCTCTCTATATTGGGGCTGCGGGATGGAATTCTCTCTCTGCAACTGAGAAACCTCCGTCTCTCTGATAGCGGGGTCTATTCCTGCTATGTCACTGATGGAGTCTGGGATGGACAAGGAAAGGCTGAACTGATAGTCAGAG ctctggggacccagccctcaatctgtatggactctacacaaggagagcagatccggctggtgtgcagatcagaggggtgGGACCCTGAACCTGAAGTGATCTGgagagacagggatggaaatgactTGACATCATTGTCCAGCACAACAGTGCAGAGTGACAGTCAGGGGCTCCTCAGTGTCAGCAGCCACATCAAAATCAAACAGCAGTCCAACGTGTTCTCCTGTCTGGTTAGAAGTAAAACACCAAAACCAGACTGGGAATCCAAACTCCACATATCCA gTGATTTTTTCCCAGGAGTCTCTGGATGGATGGTGGCTTTCTCCTTGACTTTAGCTCTCAGTATTGGAGCCATTCCTCTGCTGGTGATCCAATGGAGAAGAATGGATG CCATGGAGAGACACTTTGAGCCTATGGGTAAGTAA
- the LOC131721979 gene encoding butyrophilin subfamily 1 member A1-like — MILDLHVQNVTQLSSFTESVKREVLKSEWKWIISSAVDVTLDPDTAQPQLILSAEGKRVRRGETWQDLPHNPERFDDWSCVLGREGFTSGRHYWQVQVQGNKWWRLGVSRESALRKGEFNTTPQQGYWAVWWGNGDRGEFTALTDPRTPLPLSLKPQKLGLYLDYEEGQLSFYNAETRSHIYTFTDMEFNPNEKLYPFFYTYSETNLVLESPDPVSAAD, encoded by the exons ATGATTTTAGACCTCCATGTTCAGAATGTAACCCAGCTCTCTTCTTTCACAGAGTCTGTGAAGCGAGAGGTCCTTAAATCAG AATGGAAGTGGATCATCAGCTCAGCAG ttgatgtgactctggaccctgatacagcacagcccCAGCTCATCCTGTCTGCGGAGGGGAAACGAGTGAGACGGGGAGAGACATGGCAGGATCTCCCTCATAATCCAGAGAGATTTGATGACTGGTcctgtgtgctgggcagggagggctTCACCTCGGGGAGACACTactggcaggtgcaggtgcaggggaATAAATGGtggagattaggagtcagcagagagtctgcccTGAGGAAGGGGGAGTTCAACACAaccccccagcagggttactgggCTGTGTGGTGGGGGAATGGAGATAGAGGTGAGTTCACTGCTCTCACTGACCCCCGGACCCCCCTCCCCCtgagcctgaagccccagaaACTGGGGTTGTATTTGGATTATGAAgaagggcagctctccttttacaatgcggagaccagatctcacatctacactttcactgacatggagttcaatcccaatgagaaactctatccattcttctATACTTACAGTGAAACAAACCTTGTGCTGGAGTCCCCTGACCCTGTCAGCgctgcagattaa